A window of the Chroogloeocystis siderophila 5.2 s.c.1 genome harbors these coding sequences:
- the galE gene encoding UDP-glucose 4-epimerase GalE has protein sequence MENPTILITGGAGYIGTHTVLALQEAGYSVLILDNLVYGHRDLVEKVLKAELICGNICDRPLLDQIFAQRSIEAVIHFAAYTYVNESVSDPLKYYQTNVLGSLTLLEAMLQAEVNKIVFSSTCATYGIPQQIPIPEEHPQNPINPYGATKLMVEKILLDFDRAYQLRSVCFRYFNAAGADKLGRLGEDRTPETHLIPLVLLTALGKREKVFIFGTDYDTPDGTCIRDYIHVIDLAHAHVLGLNYLLQGGETEIFNLGNGNGFSVQQVIDTVINITKRSFPVVKTERRTGDPPILVGNYEKVQRVLGWKPAYSKLEEMIEDAWRWHQRRHSD, from the coding sequence GTGGAAAACCCAACTATATTGATTACTGGAGGCGCAGGTTATATCGGTACTCATACAGTCTTGGCACTCCAAGAGGCTGGATATTCCGTCTTAATTTTAGATAACTTGGTGTATGGTCACAGAGATTTAGTAGAAAAGGTACTTAAAGCAGAACTCATCTGTGGCAACATTTGCGATCGCCCCCTACTAGATCAAATTTTCGCCCAAAGATCTATAGAGGCAGTTATCCATTTTGCTGCCTATACTTATGTTAATGAATCGGTATCTGACCCACTCAAGTATTACCAAACTAATGTGCTAGGTTCGCTTACCCTCTTGGAAGCAATGCTTCAGGCTGAAGTAAATAAGATTGTTTTTTCTTCAACTTGTGCTACATATGGTATTCCTCAACAAATACCAATTCCAGAAGAACATCCTCAGAATCCCATTAATCCATATGGGGCTACTAAACTAATGGTAGAAAAAATACTATTAGACTTTGATAGAGCATATCAGCTTCGCTCGGTTTGCTTCCGTTATTTTAATGCTGCCGGTGCTGATAAGCTAGGACGACTCGGAGAAGATCGCACTCCAGAAACGCACTTAATTCCCCTAGTTTTGTTAACTGCGTTAGGAAAGCGAGAAAAAGTGTTTATTTTCGGTACTGATTATGACACTCCTGACGGTACGTGTATCCGCGATTATATCCATGTAATAGACTTGGCGCATGCTCACGTTTTAGGGCTGAATTATCTATTACAAGGAGGCGAAACGGAAATTTTTAATTTAGGCAATGGCAATGGTTTTTCTGTACAGCAAGTAATTGATACAGTTATTAATATAACTAAGCGCTCATTTCCGGTTGTTAAGACTGAACGGCGAACGGGCGATCCTCCTATCTTAGTTGGTAATTATGAAAAAGTACAAAGGGTTTTAGGCTGGAAGCCTGCTTATTCTAAGCTAGAGGAAATGATAGAAGATGCATGGCGCTGGCATCAACGAAGACATAGTGATTAA